The genomic DNA actgggtacgtggaccctaggtcggggagtagcttcaggcaacccgataatttacccacggagaacggagctttcaagattcattcccacccgctccaaaatcggggcactaccgtgtttttccaaaaataagacctcccccaaaaataaaccctagcagggattttcagcattttcggagaaaggcttaaatataagccctcccccaaaaataagccctagtcgcggttcagtaatgaagtgtccgtgcagctaaagttacagacactgcaggacacttcattatagacagcggcactcggcaattacactcaccagacgccgagcggcaggacctgcagtgatcacacacccgcacacatcagctcacacacacacacacacacacacacacacatcggatcgcactcagtcagatcgcacacataatcagatcgcacacacaaacatcggctcacacgcaaacatcaaatcacacacacacacacacacacaaacatcggatcgcaaacacatcggatcgcatacacactcacctcatccagtgacaccgatctcttctcgccgggagaatcctgagaggctgtgcggtgcagcgcgacgaacaggacctacgcgggacacgtgacttgctctcattccctgctgccgtaagtgctggatgtgatgtgatgtgatgtgatgtgatgtgtgtgtgtgtgtgtgtgtgtgtgtctgtgatcggctgtgtttttctgcgatcagctgtgtgtgtctgtgatcggctgtgtttttctgcgatcggatgtgtgtctgtgatcggatgtgtgtatctgtgatcggctgtgtgtgcctgtgatcggctgtgtgtgcctgtgatcggctgtgtgtatctgtgatcggatgtgtgtatctgtgatcggctgtgtgtgcctgtgatcggctgtgtgtgcctgtgatcggatgtgtgtatctgtgatcggctgtgtgtgcctgcgattggatgtgtgtatctgtgatggctgtgcgtgcctgtgatctgctgtgtgtatctgtgatccgctgtgtgtgtctgcaatcggatgtgtgtatctgtgatcggccgtgtgtgcctgcgatcggatgtgtggatgtgtgtatctgtgatggctgtgcatgcctgagatctgctgtgtgtgatcggctgtgtgtatctgtgatcggctgtgtgtgtctgtgatcggatgtgtgtatctgtgatcggctgtgtgtatctgtgatcggctgtgtgtgcctgcgatctgctgtgtgtgatctgctgtgtttatctgtaatctgctgtgtgtctgtgtgtgtgtgtgtgagatctgctgtgtgtatctgcgatctgctgtgtgtgatctgctgtgtttatctgtaatctgctgtgtgtgtgtgtgtgtgtgtgtgtgtgagatctgctgtgtgtatctgtgatctgctgtgtgtgtgagatctgctgtgtgtatctgtgatctgctgtgtgtgtcagtatgtcagctagcagcagggtaggacggcgtgcagcaccgatcggagatcacaagaggacctgggaaccacgcagacgtcctggtctggtgagtgagtctcctgggaagtggggggtgtctgctattttggggggtaaacttacccccaaccgtgtttctccaagaataagacctcctccaaaaataagccctagcgcttttttggggggcaaaaaaaatataagacagtgtcttatttttggaaaaacacggtagcacaatgagggggataggactttccaatccaaaatggtcaTGAAAATCCCAAGCGTTAGCCCTGAGAGCAAACTTCCacatttagccatagtggggagcggtacccggcaagtttcacactacgggGACGGGAAACAAACCAGCTCCCCTCAGAGGGCAGCAGtttccagagacttgttttaccagttgttggtgtctgcttaatggactgagtgagtacgaaagtgaccccctgcACACAAAGGCATTCCCCCcaattatataatatatttttattatataattaTATTCCTGACTACAGTCCCTATACTTGATAAACCCTTGGCTCAGTCACGTAGCCAATTCTACAGATTTTTATTCTATTAGTAGAAGAATAATTAAAAGTTGGATCCATTTTATTAAATTTattaaatttttaatcaaaatgtaCTAGACTCTTCAATAAAGGCTGAAACTCAGAGTTGTTACATACAGGTTTTATTTAAAACAGTAGTAGAAGTTCTTAGCCGGGGTTTGCAGTCAATTTCATCCAACAGCATACCAAGCATTTTTCCAATTTCAAAACAAAACTAAATCTTTGCAGGCAAATACACCGAGAGTGTGAGAATTGGTTCTAAAACGTCATTCGGCCTCCGTGTAGCATACAATATATTAAATGAAAAGTGCTTTGCTGTGTATATGCTGTGTATatgtataagtaaaaaaaaagaacacagtttATCGAACTATTAAAATTGATAAAACTAAATAAATTCCAATAAACCACTAAAGGAAAACAATTATACCACTAAATATTACATAATAAAGATGGACTTTTCTAGTTTCATTAAACACTTTTCTAAGTAGTACCCCATAAACACCACACTCTATTCTAGAGGTGAGAAAATAATTTTGTGGCTAATAAAATTCACCTCAAATTTTCTAAAAAGAAATATTTTACTAgactttaaatatttttgtaatggaCCTTGAGTGGGAAATTTGTAAAATAAGGTCCTTCGAGAAGGGGGAAAAAAATGTCTCCTAGTTTCCTGTTAGCTGGGGCCTCCATTCCCTAGGATTCACAGGACCCCATTCAACTCCCCATGTGATGATGTGAGAGCTAGTGAACCAAACACCCAGCCGGAAGAAAGGAAGAAGATAAAAGTTAATCGGATAACTGGCAGTAGTGGGAGAGGTTTGGGGAGATCAAGGTGACGGAGTTGAAGATTTGTTTATTACCCCTTTCCGGTGATTCAATTTGCACTGAATTTATTTGATGCGTTTTAAATTTCCCGCTTATTCAACAAATTTGCCTAAATTGAATTTCAGGAAATTTACTTGTCTGTTTTCATTGCCAATTGAAGCCTTCCATtgaatttcattatttttttatgcCAATGGCACTGCCGAATGCAGGACTATTATTTCAGTCAAAATCATGTAAACGTCAATGGAGCCCTGACAGATTCTATTGTAAAGACAGACATTGAATCATCTTACAGTGGCTTCTAGAAATAAGTGGATCAATTCTCAGATGATTGAGATTGAGTTCAATTTTCTTACATATGTGTTTATAGGAGAATTCTAACACTTTGTGATTAGATTCGTAATTTGCTAAAATATGCTCTACCACTATTTTGGGGGCAGGTAAACAGAGAAAAAACCCTCATAGCTCACCTTTCCAACCTCTTAACTGATCATTGCCCACTACCCAATCTTCTTCTTTCTGCCCTTGCGAGCCACATCTCCAGCGTCTTCACTAGGACTTCAAAATGCGATCAGGCCTTGAAAATCATAATTGACCTATTGTCATATGTATTACACAATATTAATCCAGATGGACAATATATTATGATTTAACTGTTATTAGTAACAATTATATTAGTGTCACACAGctcaaaaaaaggtgcaaaatttaAAACCAATGCATAAAAGGTACAAGAGAAACAGCATCACAGGGCTGTCTGATCCAGATACAGGTCATACATAATTTGAGACAATCCTTTTTGTATGTAGGAGTTGCATAATTAATACctagactactgcaacctcctgctctctggcctcccttccaacactcttgcacccctccaatcaatCCAAAACTctgtggcctgcttaatccacctgtctcctcgctattccccagcctcgccactctgccaatcccttcactggcttcccattgcccaacgactccagttcaaaacattaaccatgacatacagagccatccacaatctgtctcctccttacatctgtgacctagtctcccggtacttacctgcacgcaacctctgatcctcacaagatctttttctctactcctctcttatctcctcttcccacaatcatgtacaagatttctcccgtgcctcccccatactctggaacgctctacctcagcacatcagactctcccctaccgtggaaagcttcaagagaaacctgaagacccacctcttctaacaagcctacaacctacaataaccctcagaccagtacaccactgcgtaaCCAGTTCTGTCCTCACTTATTGTACcctcatccatcccctgtagactgtgagccctcgcgggcagggtcctctctcctcctgtacctgtctgctttgtattgttaatgattgttgtacctaTACCCTCTTGCACttataaagcaccatggaataaatggcgctataataataaataataataatacaaaagtaGCTTTAATGCATTTAAAACTGATGGTAATAATTTATATATTACAGATACTTATATAATAAAGTGCTTAGAATAGTGCAAtcattaattaccgtatttttcactttataagacgtacccccaaatttggtgaaggaaaagagattttttatttaatgttaaatggggtccatcttataatgccagtgtccgtataacaaatcatatagggtatatgtcccttatagccccccatcctaaaattaccccccccttaatctggatatggccccattatattgaatatagcccccttgtgctgggacacgtcccactgtgctgcccatggcccctatagatggcacatctcccctgtgtttgatatggcccccatacagctgcccatggcccctataggtggcacatctcccctgttagatatggcccctatacagctgcccatggcccctatagatgggacatctcccctgtgtttgatatggcccccatacagctgcccatggcccctataggtggcacatctcccctgttaaatatggcccccatacagctgcccatggcccctataggtggcacatctcccctgttagatatggccccttttgatgggacatctcccctgtatttgatatggcccccatacagctgcctatggcccctatagatggcacatctcccctgtgttagatatgcccccatgctgctgcccataataaaataaaacattctttccttaccttctcagcgctgtccctctgtGTTTCCTTCCTTGCAGTTGAGCTCctcctctacttcctggttcttgcagccggtcatgtgatcggcacggcagagtgatatcatctctgcatgccttatcacagacagcagcagcaggacaccgggagatcagcgctggaggtaagtaaagcttttttattttactatgggcagcagcacgggggccatatctaacacaggtgggatcatgtgcgatcaaagggagcacaggcagatataatatgccccgctgccccagcccctcagcgtgatgcaatttcagcaccacactgctggacagcggctgtgcatattctatgagcgggagcaggagatctaacgctgccgctcccagctttccctgcccccggcagtgctccagagcggaccctgcagtgtgtgtatgtatatatatatatatatatatatatatatatatatatatatatatatatatatatatatatgcatataacaggaatggtctcaccaactccttccacagatagggggcaggcagtctctccttttGATTCCTGGGTTCAGCATACTGATCCAGCATTCACTCTCAACAAGGAtggtccacatctaatgcaaggttggacccctaagctgaccctgttagcgtcccgacgcgtttcgtccacatcgactcctcaggggacatattagaaacaaaccaggtcctcactgccagccctcacaagccaacagggtcagcttaggggtccaaccttgcaatagatgtggaccgtccttgttaggacgggagtttggggtggcaggtaatttgttattttatggtctcctgattgaacagggagagtgaatgctggatcagtatgctgaacccaggaatccaaaggagagactgcctgccccctatctgtggaaggagttggtgagaccattcctgttatatgcctaatatatgtttataattgtggtatctgaccgctgtcagtatcatataataattgatgaatttttgttaggtatatttagttttttatgccttagtttttctatcaaattggactaaTGCCCTTTGATCTGGCATAATCACCTTTGTGTTTGTATATTATGttggtttgtttatttgtttttgaactagtggcctccaccatgatgttctaaatgcgggatgaattgccttAGGTTATCTGGGCACGCATATGATTATacatggtgaaggctttgtgaGTTGATGAAAATTTAATCAGAGGGATTTAGTTCCTCTTTTTAGAATAATCAATAAAGGATTAATTTTAATGCTGTTATATATATCTACCAATTGGGATTGCTGTATTACCAATTGTAGATATAGAAGGATCATTGGGACCTTAGTCGAAAAACAAATAATAAGTAAATTGTTAAGGACCTGTGTATTCTATTTTTGCTTAACTTGAAAATCATAAGGTTGATGCATCTGATACCATGACTTACACAATAACCTTACAATGCCCATTGTCTGGGCTGTAAGATCTGGCATATAGTAAAGAAGATGGAAATAGAGCTGGTAGACGCAAAGGCATTAGTTCTTTTTGGCTTTTTACATCTTATATTTATAATGCTATGGAATGTAGATAGACAACAGAGTATAATAAGGAACATTCAATTTGTTCAATtcaaatttttggaaaaattttaaaaaacagcaaatTTGAGACCCAGTTGCTGTACTAATTATAATTATTCATGGTTATTATAGAGTAAATGCTTCGGCACTCAAATACAACAGAAATGAAAAGAGAGGAGAAGAAAAATCCTTTTCTATAGTGCTCTTTATTTCTGAGCTCAAAAAGAAAATAAATTTAATATGTTGTACATCCTGTCCGACGTTTCGGCTGTAAGGGCCTGCCTTTTCAAAGGATTACATGTTAAATGGAGGAATCTGGAAGGGGAAAGAAAAGAAACCATACATAGGAGCAAGCAGGGAACAAATAGGATGATAGTCTTGCAGGAAGTGGATAGTCCTATAGGATTCTGAAATATCCTGGTGTAAAGGAAAATGGTTCTCCATCTGAAGGTTACTGGCGCTGTGGTATGGATCACAGTTTCTGTAGTACTCTATGCATATGGGGAAAAATATATCCCCTTGGATGATGTGAGAAATCAGTCTGTGGTCTAAGCATAATAGCATAGTATAAATATGGCCACTGTCACCACTGCACAACAAGATCCTGATTTTTCCACAGGCCTTTGCATGAAAAAGTACTGTTATTCCCTGGGCGTTCTCCCTACTACAAGAGTACTAATATATGTCCTATTGCATTTATAAGAGGCCACATTTTTTCATTGTATGAAAATCAGGCACCACAGTATATAGAAGGCAGATTTTCCCCCTGCAAGCATAAATTCACATATTTATACTACGCTATTACGGGAGAACACCCAGGGAATAACAGTACTTTTTCATGCAAAGGCCTGTGGAAAAAGCAGGATCTTGTTGTGCAGTGGTGGCAGTGGCCATATTTATACTAGGCTATTACACTTAGACCACAGACTGATTTCCCAGATCATCAAAGGGATATATTTTTCCCCATATACATAGAGTAACTACAGAAACTGTGAGCCACACCACAACGCCAGTAACCTTCAGATGGAGAACCATTTTCCTTTACACCAGGATATTTCAGAATCCTATAGGACTATCCACTTCCGGCAACACCATCATCCTATTTGTTCCCTGCTTGCTCCTATGTATGGTTGCTTTTCTTTCCCCTTCCAAGTTCCTCCACCTGACATGTAATCCTTGAAAAAGGCAGGCGCCTACAGCCGAAACGTTGGACAGCATGTAcaacatattaaaaaaaattatttttgagCACAGAAATGAAAAGCATTAAACAAAAGGATTTTTCTTCTCCTCTCTTTTCATTTCTGTTGTATTTGAGTGCCGAAGCATTTACTCTATAATAACCATTAGTAATGAGCATATCAATTGGGTCTCAAATTTGCtggtttttaaacattttttttaaaaatttgaatTGAACAAATTGAATGTTCCTTTTTATGTTCTGTTGTATATCTACATTCTATAGCATTAtaaatgtaaaatataaaaatgtgtgcCGAAGCATTTACTCTATATTGACTATTTTTTTGCTTCTGAGCACCATAATTTTGACCTTGTGAGCCACTCATATTCTATGATTAATCATCACTAATGGTTAAGCATAGAGACACAGCTTACGGTAGAATAGAAGCGTGATACCAGTGTGAGAATAGCATTAGCAGTAGGAAACTATTTCAGAGATTGGATAGTCACATTTTAATTTTAGATGAACTCCTAATACATTGATACTATATACAATGCCCCAGTTTTTAGTAACGCATGGCATTGGCTCCATTACTAGTTCTTATTTCTACAGCATAAACACAGGTTTAATATCTCTACCAGTGTCTCCTCCAGTTTTTTGGTTCCCCTAATTAAATAGTAGGAACTAAATATATGGCATATAGAAATTAGAATTCCAAAAGGAAGCACCAATGCTTCACAAAAAATACTTAGAAACACAGATATAAATATGAGGATATTTGCAGCAAGTAAAGTGGTAACTGTTAGAATTGCTCGAATATGAGCGTCCATGTTAGGAGATCTGGATCCCTCAGAATTTTCCCTGATTCTTCTTATGTGTTTAAGCAAAGAGATGAGGATAGTCAATGCGGATATTGTGCAGAAGAAACCACACAGGCCACAAATTACAATAAAGATCAGCATTGACCAAGAACATCTTGGAGACATTTTTATCGTTACAACTTTGGTTGTTGAGTTCAGTATACAATACTCCTTCATTTCCAGTGCAGAAGAAAGACTTAAGAAGAAGTATCCCaggagaaaagaaaaaataatCCAAGGAAACAATGAAGGAAATCTTTTCTGTAGGCGAATGTAGAACTTGTGGTTAATATTGACAACCTTCAGACAGAAATGTACACAAAGGAGAGCAGAAAACCACAAGGTGCACAAGTTCAAGTACATAAAGACATGTGTAGCTTTCTTATCATACTCGTTACTGGCCAGTTTATATAATTCTTTGTATTGTAAATACCCTTTTTGAAGTCCATGTAGTAGGCTGAAGACACTGAATCCCAATATGAGCTGATTATTTATTGGAAGTCTTCTGCTCTTGCAGGAATCTAGAAAGGTTACGACAATGATGAAGACGTTTCCTGGAAATGAGATCAGCAATGTCGCACAATTGATGAAGGTCAAGGTATTCTCTTGAGTATCCATCTCTCACATTCCGCAGGTTTGAGACATATTTCATACTTCTTGCTATTTATTCACTATGAAGATACTATTAATAGCTAAACCATATGAAATGCAAAGTGATATTATCTTCCAAATTAGAGATTATTTTTCCATAAGCTTTGCAAATATATATATTTCAGTGATGACAGTGATGACCACAAATGCAAATATGTTACATGGCTTGGAAAATTATTTCAATGGTCTCCAAATTTGTATTTTAAAAACTACAGATCATATTTGTATTTATACTAATACTGGTTATCTATGAAAGCAACCAGAGGTAAtgagtatttttttatatataatagcaAATGATACTTTAGTTAAATACCTACATAATACTTTTAACCAATGTGAAACCCAAACTTTTACTTAGAACCTGAAGTGTAAAAGTGTCCTGAACAGCTTGCAGGTTTAATAGACCTTAATTCTTCAACAAATTcaatttcaattttatttttttgttattaacAGGTCGTTGAAAATGTATTCACTCTGTGATTTGATTTGTGAGAGTCAGCCAAACATAAAAATTCCCTTTTCTCACACAGTTGAAAAGTCAGAGAGCAATCTAATGACATCAGATGCAGTTGTATGGGCTTTACAGTAGTATCCTGCTGTTATCACATCACATGATGTAATACAGCCAACCAGTGGGACTATCAAAAACACTAAAATTGATCTGTGATATGTTGAAGTAACAACACCATAATAAGAGCCTTTTTTTATTGTTCACACAATGTAAAGAAAGTAGAGCAATCTTAAAACACTCTAATTTGGTGCTGATTTGGTACTGAAGCAAAATCCTGAATccaaggcttgtgtgtcacagAAAGTGTTATTCCTGCATTTTAAGATTTTAAGATGAGCAAACTGTGTTTTTCTTTTACATCCAAAAGAGAAATCACTACCGCCACCACTATCCGTGTAAACTCAGTCAAAAAGATTGAGGTCACCTGGACATTAAGCCTTTCTTGGTATTATAGAGCTCTAAATGGGTTCAGTACACTCCCAGGATATGTTATGCTGTAGTAGGACGTAAGTAGAAATCcggtatataccgcgctgatactcaatggtatattaataTACTCTCTTAATTGTTCatacaggtctacacgtttcagagacatctgtctccttcctcaggacatcaaaggaacaatcaGGTTTGTTCATTTGatgtcctgagtagagttgagcgcggttcgtggttcgtggttctccagttcgcggctcgagtgattttggggcatgttctagatcgaactagaactcgagctttttgcaaaagctcggtagttctagaaacgttcgagaacggttctagcagccaaaaaacagctaaatcatagcttggtttctgctgtaatagtgtaagtcactctgtgaatcaaactattatcacatttcagtgtatagtgtgcgtgaacagcgccttcagatcactgctgtttctataatggcgatcgccattttttttttttttttttcttgtcttccttccctaagtgcgcgcgtcttgtggggcgggccagcatgtcagccaatcccaga from Anomaloglossus baeobatrachus isolate aAnoBae1 chromosome 12, aAnoBae1.hap1, whole genome shotgun sequence includes the following:
- the LOC142257676 gene encoding taste receptor type 2 member 10-like produces the protein MDTQENTLTFINCATLLISFPGNVFIIVVTFLDSCKSRRLPINNQLILGFSVFSLLHGLQKGYLQYKELYKLASNEYDKKATHVFMYLNLCTLWFSALLCVHFCLKVVNINHKFYIRLQKRFPSLFPWIIFSFLLGYFFLSLSSALEMKEYCILNSTTKVVTIKMSPRCSWSMLIFIVICGLCGFFCTISALTILISLLKHIRRIRENSEGSRSPNMDAHIRAILTVTTLLAANILIFISVFLSIFCEALVLPFGILISICHIFSSYYLIRGTKKLEETLVEILNLCLCCRNKN